A stretch of DNA from Noviherbaspirillum sedimenti:
GCCGCCCAGCACCCGGTCGAATTCCTCGATGCCGGTGGAGAAACGCGGCACGTCGATCGCCTCGATATCCGCCAGACTCAGCACCGGAGTGGCTTGCGCCAGTCCCTGCTGCGGCGCCGAATAGCGGTTGCCGCCGCCGGTTTCGACCAGGGTTTCCACCAGGGTGTTCCACTGGCCGCAGGCCGGGCACTGGCCCGCCCATTTGGCCGAGACGCCGCCGCATTCGGTGCAGGTGTAATTGGTTTTGGCTTTGGCCATTGACGCCTTTTCAGTTTTCTACGACGCGCACCCGTGGCGCCAGTGCGCACATCAGCTCATAGCCGACCGTGCCGGCGGCGTTCGCCACTTCGTCGATCGGCAAGCCTGCACCCCACAGGGTGACGGCGCTGCCGATGCCGGCGCCCGGCACATCCGTCAGGTCGACGCTGAGCATGTCCATCGACACGGTGCCAAGCAGCCTGGTGCGCACGCCATCGACCAGCACCGGCGTGCCGCTGGGCGCATGGCGCGGGTAGCCGTCGGCATAACCGCAGGCGACCACGCCGACCGTCATCGGCCCGGTGGCGGCGAAGCGGCTGCCGTAGCCGACGGTTTCACCCGCCTCGATGTGCTGCATGCCGATGATCCGGCTGGTCAGGTGCATCGCCGGCTGCAGGTCGAAGCCCTGGGCGCTGCGCGCGCCCGGAGTGGCGCCGTACAGCATGATGCCGGGGCGGATCCAGTCAGCCTGTCCCTGCACTTGCGGATGCAGCAGGATGCCGGCGGAATTCGACAGGCTGCGCGGCCCAACCAGGCCTTCAGTCGCACGCTGAAAACGCGCCAGCTGTTCGGCCAGCGGCATGCCGGGATTGCCAGCCTCCTCGGCGTTGGCAAAATGCGTGATCATGCCGATCTGGCGCACGGCGGCAATGGCGCGCAACCTGGCATAGGCATCGCGAAAAGCCTCCGGCCGGAAGCCGAGCCGGTTCATGCCGCTGTTGAGTTTCAGGTGCACATCGACGGGACCCGGCAGGCCAGCCTGTTCGAGCATGCGAATCTGTTCATCGCAGTGGATGGCGATATCCAGCTGGTGCTGCGCCACCACTTGCATGTCCGCCAACTCGAACACGCCTTCCAGCAACAGGATGGGCTTTTGCCAACCCAGCTCGCGCAATTGCACCGCGCCCTCGACTTCGATCAGGGCCAGTCCGTCAGCGTCGGCAAAGCCGCGCATGCCGCGCGCCAGTCCATGGCCGTAGGCATTGGCCTTGACCACCGCCCAGATTTTCGACTGCGGCGCGCATCGCCTGGCCACTGCCAGGTTATGTCTTAACGCGGAAATATCGATAGTGGCAAGCAGCGGACGTGGCATGAATACGATTAATCTATAACAGCGGAATCACTCCCATTTTACCGGACTGGAAAGGAATCCGGTGTGGATCAGATCGCTGTCGGGGCGGCTTTTCATGGTATAAACGCTGGATAGAAACAATCCACCAGTTTAGACATGCGGATGAATCGCGGCTTTTACACCATCATGGCGGCGCAGTTTTTTTCTTCGCTCGCCGACAATGCCCTCCTGATCGTAGCCATTGCCGTATTGACAGTCATGAATGCACCGGAGTGGATGACTCCGTTACTGAAACTGTTTTTCGTCCTTTCCTATGTCGTACTGGCGGCTTTCGTCGGCGCCTTTGCGGATGCCCTGCCCAAGGGCCGTGTCATGCTGATCACCAACCTGGTCAAGGTGGTTGGCTGTGCGCTCATGTTTGTCGACGTGCATCCCCTCGTCGCTTACGGCGTGGTCGGCCTCGGCGCCGCCGCCTATTCGCCGGCCAAGTATGGCATCCTGACCGAACTGCTGCCGCCGGAAAAACTCGTGGCGGCCAATGGCTGGATCGAAGGCTTGACGGTTTCCTCGATCATCCTGGGTACGGTATTGGGGGGCGCGCTGGTCAATCCGGCAATCTCCGGCCAATTGCTCGATCTGAATATCCCGCTGATTAACACTGGCATCGACACGCTGGCGGAATCGGCGCTGATGGTCATCATGCTGGGCTATCTGCTGGCATCCCTTTTCAATTTCCGCATTCCCGACACCGGGGCGCGTTATCCGCACCAGGAACGCAACCCGATCAAGCTGTTCGCCGACTTCGCCCGCTGCTGTGTAACACTCTGGAATGACCGCCTGGGCCAAATCTCGCTGGCGGTCACCACGCTGTTCTGGGGTGCCGGCGCGACCCTGCAATTCATCGTATTGAAATGGGCGGAACATTCGCTGCAACTGCCTCTGGCCAAAGCGGCAACCATGCAAGGGGTGGTGGCGATCGGCATTGCCGCCGGCGCCATCGCGGCGGCCCGCTTCGT
This window harbors:
- the alr gene encoding alanine racemase, with the protein product MPRPLLATIDISALRHNLAVARRCAPQSKIWAVVKANAYGHGLARGMRGFADADGLALIEVEGAVQLRELGWQKPILLLEGVFELADMQVVAQHQLDIAIHCDEQIRMLEQAGLPGPVDVHLKLNSGMNRLGFRPEAFRDAYARLRAIAAVRQIGMITHFANAEEAGNPGMPLAEQLARFQRATEGLVGPRSLSNSAGILLHPQVQGQADWIRPGIMLYGATPGARSAQGFDLQPAMHLTSRIIGMQHIEAGETVGYGSRFAATGPMTVGVVACGYADGYPRHAPSGTPVLVDGVRTRLLGTVSMDMLSVDLTDVPGAGIGSAVTLWGAGLPIDEVANAAGTVGYELMCALAPRVRVVEN
- the lplT gene encoding lysophospholipid transporter LplT, which produces MNRGFYTIMAAQFFSSLADNALLIVAIAVLTVMNAPEWMTPLLKLFFVLSYVVLAAFVGAFADALPKGRVMLITNLVKVVGCALMFVDVHPLVAYGVVGLGAAAYSPAKYGILTELLPPEKLVAANGWIEGLTVSSIILGTVLGGALVNPAISGQLLDLNIPLINTGIDTLAESALMVIMLGYLLASLFNFRIPDTGARYPHQERNPIKLFADFARCCVTLWNDRLGQISLAVTTLFWGAGATLQFIVLKWAEHSLQLPLAKAATMQGVVAIGIAAGAIAAARFVPLKKSLSVMPLGVAMGVTVMTMTLVNSLWLAYPLLILVGALAGYFVVPMNALLQHRGHVLMSAGHSIAVQNFNENLSVLFMLILYAVMIKLDLSVNIVIILFGSFVAAIMLLIMRRHAANQREHDSLTLIGEPKH